The following are from one region of the Halarcobacter sp. genome:
- a CDS encoding tellurium resistance protein TerC, with amino-acid sequence MNILNLSGIAIFASFLITLISYFFKYDIFIFAGLFAWLALILLFRKIGNLKLLLSLIFLSIIIFIFSSYSNFVIDYKKAILVNQYMLTLLIGVGFLRLIATPKNETLKELPKGELSFIKTYLGVHLFGSVINMSSLILVADKLYKKSKLTKLQAIVLTRAFATDAYWSPFFVAFAAVSTYSSGFKAVEVVFTGVVLAVLAFFVTYFELKKSHDLSEFRGYPLQFDTLTLPVILALLVLVTNHYYPEIKVILLISLFSIVLTSLILPFKLGIKKAIKSLNFHVTNELPKMKNEIGLFLIAGMFGVSISTLLVGFHIEFPFEKFDGFSASIILLVQILLSFVGIHPIITIAIIGNWTGDINHTLLAMTFLMAWSTSVCTSPFSGVNLTMQARYGLNTFEIFKTNFLYALKMYIICVIILFLLANYLGI; translated from the coding sequence ATGAATATTTTGAATCTATCTGGCATAGCTATCTTTGCCTCATTTTTAATTACACTTATAAGTTATTTTTTTAAATATGATATTTTTATTTTTGCAGGACTATTTGCTTGGTTAGCTTTAATTTTATTATTTAGAAAAATTGGAAATTTAAAACTACTTTTATCTTTGATATTTTTATCAATCATAATTTTTATTTTTAGTTCTTATAGCAATTTTGTTATTGATTATAAAAAAGCTATATTAGTAAATCAATATATGTTAACACTTCTAATAGGAGTGGGATTTTTAAGATTGATAGCAACTCCTAAAAATGAAACATTAAAAGAGTTACCAAAAGGTGAACTATCTTTTATAAAAACATATTTAGGAGTGCATCTTTTTGGTTCAGTAATAAATATGTCTTCATTGATTTTGGTAGCAGATAAGCTTTATAAAAAATCAAAATTAACTAAACTTCAAGCAATTGTATTAACAAGAGCTTTTGCCACAGATGCATATTGGTCACCATTTTTTGTGGCTTTTGCAGCTGTATCTACATATTCTTCAGGTTTTAAAGCTGTTGAAGTTGTTTTTACAGGAGTTGTATTAGCAGTCCTGGCTTTTTTTGTTACATATTTTGAATTAAAAAAATCACATGATTTGAGTGAATTTCGTGGTTATCCTTTACAATTTGATACATTAACTTTACCTGTAATATTAGCTTTACTTGTACTTGTAACAAATCATTATTATCCAGAAATAAAAGTGATATTACTTATATCTTTATTTTCAATAGTTTTAACAAGTTTGATATTACCTTTTAAATTAGGTATTAAAAAAGCTATTAAAAGTTTAAATTTTCATGTAACAAATGAGTTACCAAAAATGAAAAATGAGATAGGACTTTTTCTAATAGCTGGGATGTTTGGAGTGAGTATTAGTACTTTACTTGTTGGTTTTCATATTGAATTCCCTTTTGAAAAGTTTGATGGTTTTAGTGCTTCTATTATTCTTTTAGTTCAAATATTATTATCTTTTGTTGGAATACATCCAATTATAACAATTGCAATAATAGGAAACTGGACTGGGGATATAAATCATACTTTATTAGCGATGACATTTTTAATGGCTTGGTCAACTTCAGTTTGTACCTCTCCTTTTAGTGGAGTAAATTTAACAATGCAAGCAAGATATGGACTTAATACTTTTGAAATCTTTAAAACAAATTTTCTTTATGCTTTAAAGATGTATATCATTTGTGTTATAATCCTTTTTCTTTTAGCCAATTACTTAGGAATTTAA
- the maf gene encoding septum formation inhibitor Maf, translating into MIRLGSNSQTRALILRNNNIDFIQNGGDFDEDSIKTKDPKSFVYQATLGKYNELLKKYGVEDMPLLVADSVVTANNQLLRKAKDEEDARRMLKLQSGNKTSVITCMIYKSKEKEVIDISITTYRFAKFDEEDIEKYIKSKECFGKAGAIMVEGFCKPYILDVKGFESTAMGLCVEKLIHHLI; encoded by the coding sequence TTGATTAGATTAGGTTCAAATTCACAAACAAGAGCATTGATTCTTAGAAATAATAATATTGATTTTATTCAAAATGGTGGAGATTTTGATGAGGATTCAATAAAAACTAAAGATCCAAAATCTTTCGTATACCAAGCAACTTTAGGAAAATATAATGAATTGCTAAAAAAATATGGTGTTGAAGATATGCCATTATTAGTTGCTGATTCTGTAGTTACAGCAAATAACCAACTTCTTAGAAAAGCAAAAGATGAAGAGGATGCAAGAAGGATGTTAAAACTTCAAAGTGGAAATAAAACCTCTGTAATAACGTGTATGATATATAAAAGTAAAGAAAAAGAAGTTATAGACATCTCTATCACAACATATAGGTTTGCAAAATTTGATGAAGAAGATATTGAAAAATATATTAAGTCAAAAGAGTGTTTTGGAAAAGCCGGAGCAATTATGGTTGAAGGTTTTTGTAAACCATATATTTTAGATGTAAAAGGTTTTGAAAGCACAGCAATGGGACTTTGTGTAGAGAAATTAATTCATCATTTAATATAA
- a CDS encoding LTA synthase family protein: protein MHILLLVVVALIPLIIKLFVIVNLFQNIKTFIIIQSILHDSLIYLFLVLLTYLSYISKNIIIKIFLRFLSITIFIIYLIDSLIWVRFATHLTVEDLFKFINYLPNYISQYYNLNIYLIIFIIAFIITIFYYLFKDISIKKHYHISTIIIICLFFTSYLSANNNNYIHSWLYKNVFEYNYELLSREKKYTDNFINNLHYEKKELIHNSDSKKHNIVVLMVESLSSYQSNLFSGINNWTTEIDKIAKENIYFKNFYANGYITEHAEISILTGELPIVPPQLFSKDDNISFNGFYNVKTSIPNILKNSNYDTEFITSSDLSFSNTGTWAKSIGFNYIEGSDHPFYNNLPRFHFFAASDKYLFERVIKRMNKKRDNPYFIFVKTVSSHVPFINPENKKHSEEETFKYIDRQISFFYNKLKQDNFFKNNGMLIIVGDHYPSIPLKEKVEETLGEYRATASVPMILCLDKKNAKIDSQFQQIDIYNMILNYSGNNFFTSKWKGAFTNNSIISPEYILHKRVDNRSIYSVFNKNITYNISLNGDKTSIIDEKALDKDMKKEILTKVNFERTRNRDNNIINSDLITRKGFPLSLLRKGDID from the coding sequence ATGCATATATTACTTTTAGTTGTTGTAGCACTTATTCCACTAATAATAAAATTATTTGTAATTGTAAATCTCTTCCAAAATATAAAAACATTTATAATAATACAATCTATATTACATGACTCTTTAATTTATTTATTTTTAGTACTATTAACATATTTATCATATATATCAAAAAATATTATCATAAAAATATTTTTAAGATTTTTAAGCATAACTATATTTATAATTTATTTAATTGATTCATTAATTTGGGTTAGATTTGCTACACATTTAACAGTAGAAGATTTATTTAAATTTATTAACTATCTTCCAAATTATATTTCACAATATTATAATTTAAATATTTACTTGATAATTTTTATTATAGCTTTTATTATAACAATTTTTTACTATTTATTTAAAGATATTTCTATAAAAAAACATTATCATATCTCAACAATAATAATAATTTGTTTATTTTTTACTTCTTATCTTTCTGCTAATAATAACAATTATATTCACTCTTGGTTATATAAAAATGTTTTTGAATATAATTATGAGCTATTATCAAGAGAAAAAAAATATACTGATAATTTTATAAATAACCTTCATTATGAGAAAAAAGAACTTATACATAATTCAGATTCAAAAAAACATAATATTGTAGTTTTAATGGTTGAATCTCTATCTTCATATCAAAGTAATTTATTTTCAGGAATCAATAATTGGACTACAGAAATAGATAAAATTGCAAAAGAGAATATTTACTTTAAAAATTTTTATGCAAATGGATACATAACTGAACATGCGGAAATATCAATATTAACAGGAGAACTTCCAATAGTTCCTCCCCAACTTTTTTCAAAAGATGATAATATCTCTTTTAATGGTTTTTATAATGTCAAAACATCTATTCCAAATATATTAAAGAATTCGAATTATGATACTGAATTTATAACATCATCTGATTTAAGTTTTTCAAATACAGGAACGTGGGCAAAAAGTATAGGATTTAATTATATTGAAGGAAGTGATCATCCTTTCTATAACAACCTTCCAAGATTTCATTTCTTTGCAGCTTCCGATAAATATTTATTTGAAAGAGTTATTAAAAGAATGAATAAAAAAAGAGATAATCCTTATTTTATATTTGTAAAAACTGTTTCTTCTCATGTCCCATTTATAAATCCAGAAAACAAAAAACATTCAGAAGAGGAAACTTTTAAGTATATTGATAGACAAATTTCATTTTTTTATAATAAATTAAAGCAAGATAATTTTTTTAAAAATAATGGAATGTTAATCATAGTAGGAGATCATTATCCATCAATACCTTTAAAAGAAAAAGTTGAAGAAACACTAGGAGAATATAGAGCTACAGCATCTGTGCCAATGATACTATGTTTAGATAAAAAAAATGCAAAAATAGATTCACAATTTCAACAAATTGACATCTACAATATGATTTTAAACTATAGTGGTAATAATTTTTTTACTTCAAAATGGAAAGGTGCTTTTACGAATAACTCTATAATTTCTCCTGAGTATATTCTTCATAAAAGAGTTGATAATAGATCTATTTATTCAGTATTTAATAAAAATATAACTTACAATATCTCATTAAACGGAGATAAAACATCTATTATAGATGAAAAAGCACTGGATAAAGATATGAAAAAAGAAATTTTAACAAAAGTTAATTTTGAAAGAACAAGAAATAGAGATAATAATATAATAAATAGTGATTTAATTACAAGAAAAGGTTTTCCTCTTTCATTATTACGAAAGGGTGATATTGACTAA
- a CDS encoding NlpC/P60 family protein: protein MIKNLLLIILISITITGCVFNNQKFVLSDKNDYTIHEENPNLDKNLITNLEYKAIVSNNEYKKILQKPKRNLEKEEQLAYIEKALMEFYSEWKGVKYKFGGDTKKGIDCSAFTQKIFKEKFQLDIPRTTRTQVKVGTTVKKSELKLGDLVFFKTGRIDRHVGVYIGNGEFMHASIKGVKVTKLNKPFYKKAYWTSKRVIN, encoded by the coding sequence ATGATAAAAAACTTATTGTTAATAATACTAATATCTATAACTATTACAGGTTGCGTATTTAATAATCAAAAATTCGTATTAAGTGACAAAAACGATTATACAATACATGAAGAGAATCCAAACTTAGATAAAAATTTAATTACAAATCTTGAATACAAAGCAATAGTTTCCAATAATGAATATAAAAAGATTCTTCAAAAACCTAAGAGAAATCTTGAGAAAGAGGAACAATTAGCTTATATTGAAAAAGCTCTAATGGAGTTTTACAGTGAGTGGAAAGGTGTTAAATATAAATTTGGAGGAGATACTAAAAAAGGTATTGACTGCTCCGCTTTTACCCAAAAGATTTTTAAAGAAAAATTTCAACTTGATATTCCAAGAACAACTAGAACACAAGTAAAAGTGGGGACAACTGTTAAAAAAAGTGAATTAAAACTTGGGGATTTAGTCTTTTTTAAAACAGGAAGAATTGATAGACATGTTGGAGTATATATTGGCAATGGTGAATTTATGCATGCTTCAATAAAAGGGGTAAAAGTTACAAAACTAAATAAACCCTTTTATAAAAAAGCATATTGGACTTCTAAAAGAGTGATTAACTAA
- a CDS encoding SIMPL domain-containing protein: MSKLSTKSIYFLGISFLFGMVALGYFLTKSVSLYKQYDRSVIVKGLSQKEFKADVVLWPIKFVTLDSDLVKLNRKVDEYTNLILSFLEKNGINKNEITIQAPSITDKLANDYSNKNFQYRYVANRVINIYSKDVDKIRENISKLTSLIDKGIVFKFDDYDTRVEYIFTKLNEVKPGMIEESTKKAREVAIKFAKDSNSKLGKIKRARQGQFSISNRDKNTPYIKKVRVVSTIEYYLSD; the protein is encoded by the coding sequence ATGTCAAAACTTAGTACAAAGTCTATATATTTTTTAGGAATATCTTTTTTATTTGGTATGGTTGCATTAGGGTATTTTTTAACAAAAAGTGTATCTTTATATAAGCAGTATGATAGAAGTGTTATAGTTAAAGGTTTATCTCAAAAAGAGTTTAAAGCAGATGTAGTTTTATGGCCAATAAAATTTGTTACTTTAGATTCTGATTTAGTAAAATTAAATAGAAAAGTTGATGAATACACAAACTTAATATTAAGTTTTCTTGAAAAAAATGGGATTAACAAAAATGAAATCACTATTCAAGCCCCTTCTATTACTGATAAACTTGCAAATGATTATTCAAATAAAAATTTTCAATATAGATATGTAGCTAATAGAGTTATTAATATATACTCAAAGGATGTGGATAAAATCAGAGAAAATATATCAAAATTAACCTCTTTGATAGATAAAGGAATAGTATTTAAATTTGATGATTATGATACAAGAGTGGAGTATATTTTTACAAAATTAAATGAAGTAAAACCAGGAATGATTGAAGAATCTACAAAAAAAGCAAGAGAAGTGGCTATAAAATTTGCAAAAGATTCAAATAGTAAATTAGGAAAAATCAAAAGAGCAAGACAGGGACAATTTTCAATTTCAAATAGGGATAAAAACACTCCATATATAAAAAAAGTTAGAGTTGTATCAACTATTGAATATTATTTGAGTGATTAA
- a CDS encoding NlpC/P60 family protein, producing the protein MKFFILKFIIFTLILILQGCSTKTISDIDYSKNNKLSNNLDYNEIYNNLLTQYKDWKGVKYRYGGYSKNGIDCSAFVQKTYKDKLFVNIPRTTILQKELGKEVDIDNLATGDLIFFKTGFKTNHVGIYLKNGKFMHVSTKKGVIISRLDNPYYSKHLWKIKRVLH; encoded by the coding sequence GTGAAATTTTTTATTTTAAAGTTTATTATTTTTACACTAATTTTAATCTTACAAGGGTGTAGTACAAAAACTATATCAGATATTGATTACAGTAAGAACAACAAGCTTTCAAATAATTTAGATTATAACGAAATTTATAATAATTTACTAACACAATACAAAGACTGGAAAGGTGTTAAATATAGATATGGTGGCTACTCAAAAAATGGTATAGATTGTTCTGCTTTTGTTCAAAAAACATATAAAGACAAACTTTTTGTTAATATTCCAAGAACAACTATTCTTCAAAAAGAGTTAGGTAAAGAGGTTGATATTGATAACCTTGCAACTGGAGATTTAATATTTTTTAAAACAGGATTTAAAACAAATCATGTAGGAATATATTTAAAAAATGGCAAGTTTATGCACGTATCCACTAAAAAAGGGGTTATTATCTCAAGATTAGATAATCCATATTATTCAAAACATTTATGGAAAATAAAAAGAGTACTACATTAA
- a CDS encoding transporter has protein sequence MKILLIILGKIFPLYITILAGYLLTRFFKIKREQIAFLLVYILGPVVIFFAVLSIEINFQLIFLPVFIFLFGTTIAFYILAKYKNEWKDASVNTLAFTCGTGNTGYFGIPLAMILLEPNAANIFIFGTLASLLYENTTGFFVTAKGSFTARESIMKILKLPLLYAFIAGVTFNILGFRTPEFIVPYFENFKWAYGLLGMMMLGMGMKGFNIHEDFDKKYIKISYFFKFIFWPAVVLAIIFVDKTFINFLNEEIYKVMFLFSIVPLAGNTVTLAVLLKAKPEKASFTVLMSTLISVVYIPVVLALYGGF, from the coding sequence TTGAAAATATTATTAATAATTTTAGGAAAAATCTTTCCTTTATACATAACTATACTTGCAGGATATCTTTTAACAAGATTTTTTAAAATAAAAAGGGAGCAAATTGCTTTCTTATTGGTTTATATTTTAGGTCCTGTAGTTATATTTTTTGCTGTTTTATCTATTGAGATAAATTTTCAATTGATATTTTTACCAGTTTTTATATTTTTATTTGGTACAACCATTGCTTTTTATATATTAGCAAAATATAAAAATGAATGGAAAGATGCTAGTGTAAATACTTTGGCTTTTACTTGTGGAACAGGAAACACAGGATATTTTGGTATCCCTTTAGCTATGATTTTATTAGAACCAAATGCAGCAAATATTTTTATCTTTGGAACTTTAGCTTCTTTATTATATGAAAATACTACAGGTTTTTTTGTAACTGCAAAAGGAAGCTTTACAGCAAGAGAATCTATAATGAAAATTTTAAAGTTGCCTTTACTTTATGCTTTTATTGCAGGAGTTACATTTAATATACTTGGATTTAGAACACCCGAATTTATTGTTCCATATTTTGAAAATTTTAAGTGGGCATATGGATTACTTGGGATGATGATGTTAGGAATGGGGATGAAAGGTTTTAATATCCATGAGGATTTTGATAAAAAGTATATAAAAATCTCTTATTTCTTTAAATTTATATTTTGGCCTGCAGTGGTTTTAGCAATTATTTTTGTGGATAAAACATTTATAAACTTTTTAAATGAAGAGATATATAAGGTTATGTTTTTATTCTCAATTGTACCTTTAGCTGGAAATACAGTAACTTTAGCAGTTTTACTAAAAGCAAAACCTGAAAAAGCTTCTTTTACTGTACTTATGTCAACTTTGATATCTGTAGTTTATATACCTGTTGTTTTAGCTTTATATGGTGGCTTTTAG
- the alaS gene encoding alanine--tRNA ligase: MDIRKEYLEFFKSKGHEVISSMPLVPDDPTLMFTNAGMVQFKDIFTGAVPKPENPRATSCQLCVRAGGKHNDLENVGYTARHHTLFEMLGNFSFGDYFKEDAIAYAWEFVTVNLELPIDKLWVTVHDSDDEAFEIWSKYVDTSRIMRFGDKDNFWSMGDTGACGPCSEIFYDQGEEHFNGPEDKMGGEGDRFLEIWNLVFMQYERSADGTLNPLPKPSIDTGMGLERVMAIKEGVFNNFDSSNFQPIIKKLEELAGKKADSETIGSFRVIADHLRANSFMLSQGILFGNEGRPYVNRRIMRRAVRHGYLLGFRKPFMAELYDTLCDIMGSHYTELVEQKKYVKEQMTLEEERFFKTIESGMALFNEELKNTKDLFSGEIAFKLYDEKGFPLDLTEDMLRDKNIKVDVEKFDSLMDEQKAKAKAAWKGSGDSATEGDFKALIEKYGINEFVGYENTTYKSSIIAVLDESFNEVEKLEKGTTGWIMLDKTPFYATSGGQEGDVGALEDNEHIAIVKETQKFHGLNLSKVEVENSDISKGEKITAVVVNRWEVAKHHSATHLLQSALKMVLGDTVSQAGSLNDSSRLRFDFTYPKAMTKEEIEEVEDLVNSMIVRGISGNIEELPIEEAKEKGAIAMFGEKYGDVVRVVSFEDVSVEFCGGTHVRNTHDIGSFYITKESGVSAGVRRIEAVCGLSAIRYTKDIISKMDEVQAEVKNSDAILGIKKLKDQIKELKKELEEAQNSISTPINEEMIGDIKVVVDIVQNGDIKKLVDDYKNGNEKVAILLIQPKGDKVMLVAGSKNTSVKAGDWIKNIAPIVGGGGGGRPDFAQAGGKDVTKIEEAKEAALKFVKENI; encoded by the coding sequence ATGGATATTAGAAAAGAGTATTTAGAGTTTTTTAAAAGTAAGGGGCATGAGGTTATTTCATCTATGCCACTTGTACCAGATGACCCTACATTAATGTTTACAAATGCAGGAATGGTTCAATTTAAAGATATATTTACAGGTGCAGTTCCTAAACCTGAAAACCCAAGAGCTACATCTTGCCAACTTTGTGTTAGAGCGGGTGGAAAACATAATGACTTAGAAAATGTTGGTTACACGGCGCGTCACCATACTTTATTTGAGATGTTAGGTAATTTCTCTTTTGGGGATTATTTCAAAGAGGATGCAATTGCTTATGCGTGGGAATTTGTAACAGTTAATCTTGAATTACCAATTGACAAATTATGGGTAACAGTTCATGATAGTGATGATGAAGCTTTTGAAATCTGGTCAAAATATGTAGATACTTCAAGAATTATGAGATTTGGAGATAAAGATAATTTCTGGTCAATGGGAGATACAGGTGCATGTGGTCCTTGTTCAGAAATTTTTTATGACCAAGGTGAAGAGCACTTTAACGGACCTGAAGATAAAATGGGTGGAGAAGGTGATAGATTTTTAGAGATTTGGAACTTAGTTTTTATGCAATATGAAAGAAGTGCAGATGGTACACTAAATCCACTTCCTAAACCTTCAATTGATACAGGTATGGGTCTTGAGAGAGTTATGGCAATAAAAGAGGGTGTATTTAATAACTTTGATTCATCAAACTTCCAACCTATTATTAAAAAACTTGAAGAGCTAGCAGGTAAAAAAGCAGATTCTGAAACTATTGGTTCATTTAGAGTTATAGCAGACCACCTAAGAGCAAACTCATTTATGCTTTCTCAAGGTATCCTTTTTGGAAATGAAGGAAGACCTTATGTAAATAGAAGAATCATGAGAAGAGCTGTAAGACATGGTTATCTTTTAGGTTTTAGAAAACCATTTATGGCTGAGCTTTATGATACACTTTGCGATATTATGGGTTCACACTATACAGAACTTGTAGAACAAAAAAAATATGTAAAAGAGCAAATGACTTTAGAAGAAGAAAGATTCTTCAAAACTATTGAATCTGGTATGGCTTTATTTAATGAAGAGCTTAAAAATACTAAAGATTTATTTTCTGGTGAGATTGCATTTAAACTTTATGATGAAAAAGGTTTTCCACTGGACTTAACAGAAGATATGTTAAGAGACAAAAATATTAAGGTAGATGTTGAAAAATTTGATTCACTTATGGATGAACAAAAAGCAAAAGCAAAAGCTGCATGGAAAGGTAGTGGTGACAGTGCAACAGAAGGAGACTTTAAAGCACTTATTGAAAAATATGGAATAAATGAATTTGTAGGTTATGAAAATACAACTTATAAAAGTAGCATTATTGCTGTACTAGATGAAAGTTTTAATGAAGTTGAAAAACTAGAAAAGGGTACAACTGGTTGGATAATGCTTGATAAAACTCCATTTTATGCTACAAGTGGTGGTCAAGAGGGAGATGTTGGAGCATTAGAAGACAATGAACATATTGCAATTGTTAAAGAAACTCAAAAATTTCATGGTTTAAATCTATCAAAAGTTGAAGTAGAAAATTCAGATATTTCAAAAGGTGAAAAAATCACAGCAGTTGTTGTGAATAGATGGGAAGTTGCAAAACATCATAGTGCTACTCACTTACTTCAAAGTGCACTTAAAATGGTTCTTGGAGATACAGTATCTCAAGCTGGTTCATTAAATGATTCTTCAAGATTAAGATTTGACTTTACATATCCTAAAGCTATGACAAAAGAAGAGATTGAAGAGGTTGAAGATTTAGTTAATTCAATGATTGTAAGGGGAATCTCTGGAAATATAGAAGAGTTACCTATTGAAGAAGCCAAAGAAAAAGGTGCTATTGCAATGTTCGGTGAAAAATACGGAGATGTTGTAAGAGTAGTTAGTTTTGAAGATGTATCTGTAGAGTTCTGTGGTGGTACTCACGTTAGAAATACTCATGACATTGGTTCTTTTTATATAACTAAAGAATCAGGTGTTAGTGCAGGAGTTAGAAGAATTGAAGCAGTATGTGGACTTTCTGCAATTAGATATACAAAAGATATTATCTCTAAAATGGACGAAGTTCAAGCAGAAGTTAAAAATAGTGATGCAATTTTAGGAATTAAAAAACTAAAAGATCAAATTAAAGAACTTAAAAAAGAGTTAGAAGAGGCTCAAAACTCTATTTCTACACCTATAAATGAAGAGATGATAGGTGATATAAAAGTTGTAGTTGATATAGTTCAAAATGGTGATATTAAAAAACTAGTTGATGATTATAAAAATGGAAATGAAAAAGTTGCTATCTTACTTATTCAACCAAAAGGTGATAAAGTTATGTTAGTAGCTGGGTCTAAAAACACTTCTGTAAAAGCTGGAGACTGGATTAAAAATATTGCACCAATTGTTGGTGGTGGAGGTGGTGGAAGACCAGACTTCGCCCAAGCAGGTGGAAAAGATGTTACAAAGATTGAAGAAGCTAAAGAAGCAGCTTTAAAATTTGTAAAGGAAAATATATAA